The genomic window TGATCGGCGGCTGCGTCACCCAGGCGGGCGAGCAGTCCAACAACGTCACCCGGGTCGCGTGGCTGCACGCCGGACTGCCGTGGCAGACGGGCGCGACCACGATCGACGCGCAGTGCGGTTCGGCCCAGCAGGCCAATCACCTGGTCGCCGGCCTCATCGCCGCCGGCGCGATCGACATCGGCATGGCATGCGGCGTCGAGGCCATGAGCCGAGTTCCGTTGGGCGCCAATGTCGGCGAGCACGCGGGCCCGCGCAGGCCCGCGTCATGGAATATCGACCTGCCCAACCAGTTCGAGGCCGCGGAGCGTATTGCCAAGCGGCGCGGCATCACTCGCGACGATGTGGACGCGTTCGGCGCGCGCTCGCAGCGGCTGGCCGCGCAGGCGTGGGCCGAGGGACGCTTCGACCGCGAGGTGCTGCCGATCACCGCGCCCGTGGTGGACAAGGAAGGGAACCTCACCGGCGAGAAGCTGGACGTCACGCGAGACCAGGGTCTGCGCGAGACGACGGTGGAGGGTCTCGCCAAGCTGAAGCCCGTGCTGGAAGGCGGCGTTCACACGGCGGGCAGTTCGTCGCAGATCTCCGACGGCGCGGCCGCCGTTCTCCTGATGGACGAAAAGGCCGCGCAGCGAGCGGGATTGCGGCCGCGGGCGCGGATCGTGACGCAGGCGCTCGTCGGCGCCGAGCCGGAGTTCCACTTGGACGGTCCGGTGCAGGCCTGCACCCGCCTGCTCGAGCGCTCCGGGATGAATATCGGTGACATCGACCTTTTCGAGATCAATGAGGCATTCGCTTCGGTCGCACTTTCCTGGGCTTCTGTACATCAGCCGGACATGGACCGGGTAAATGTCAACGGCGGCGCCATTGCGATCGGCCATCCCGTCGGGTCCACCGGATCCCGGCTCATCACAACGGCTTTGCACGAACTGGAACGCACCGGGGGTAGTACCGCGATGGTGCTCATGTGTGCCGGTGGCGCACTGGCGACAGGTACGATCATCGAGAGGTTGTAGCAACTTCAACCATTTTCGCACCCGTTGGTTGAACGTTCATCCCAAAGCCCGCAAAACGTGTCGTACGCCACACAATGGCCAGTACAGCCGACTAGATGAGATGTCAGCTATCTTTTCGCTATCATTGCCTCGTCCGGGAAGAACCCCGCGACGGGCCAGAACCGGGTCGTACCGCCCTTGGACTAGAGACGTTGGCGCGACCCGCAAACGCAACCGTCTCAGTGACTTCGCCGACGGCGCACCTAGAAGCTTCAAGGAAATCCTGAATCAGGCGTAGGTTTTCAGTTACTGAGCCGCTAATATCAATGATACGTATCCGAGATAACGACTGTTAGTACAGCGAAGGGAATTGGGCGGCTCACAATGGCTGATTTCGCGGCGCGGCTGAACAAGCTGTTCGAAACCGTGCATCCCCCGGGGCGCAAGCCGCACACCAACGCGGAGGTTGCGGCTGCGCTGACGGCCTCCGGGCATCCGATCTCGAAACCGTATCTCTCGCAGTTGCGGTCGGGCCAGCGGACCAACCCGTCGGACGAAACGGTGGCTGCACTGGCCAAGTTCTTCAAGGTCAAGC from Nocardia bhagyanarayanae includes these protein-coding regions:
- a CDS encoding steroid 3-ketoacyl-CoA thiolase, translating into MGTPVIVEAARTPIGKRGGWLSGLHAAELLGLTQRGLLERAHLDPAQVEQVIGGCVTQAGEQSNNVTRVAWLHAGLPWQTGATTIDAQCGSAQQANHLVAGLIAAGAIDIGMACGVEAMSRVPLGANVGEHAGPRRPASWNIDLPNQFEAAERIAKRRGITRDDVDAFGARSQRLAAQAWAEGRFDREVLPITAPVVDKEGNLTGEKLDVTRDQGLRETTVEGLAKLKPVLEGGVHTAGSSSQISDGAAAVLLMDEKAAQRAGLRPRARIVTQALVGAEPEFHLDGPVQACTRLLERSGMNIGDIDLFEINEAFASVALSWASVHQPDMDRVNVNGGAIAIGHPVGSTGSRLITTALHELERTGGSTAMVLMCAGGALATGTIIERL
- a CDS encoding helix-turn-helix domain-containing protein — encoded protein: MADFAARLNKLFETVHPPGRKPHTNAEVAAALTASGHPISKPYLSQLRSGQRTNPSDETVAALAKFFKVKPDYFFNDIYAAKIDHDLELLSQLQGYGLRRLSSRAFDLSEESQNLLTSMAEKLRASEGLPEIPPDGTE